Part of the Rubrobacter aplysinae genome, GGGAGATCCTCATAGACCAGGGCACCGAAGACGTGTTCTTAGATGAGCAGCTCTACCCGCACATCTTCGAGGAGGCGTGCGAGGCGGCGGGCCAGCCCCTGAAGCTGCGCCGTCAGGAAGGGTACGACCACGGCTACTACTTCATCTCTACCTTCATGGCGGACCACCTACAGCACCATGCCAAAGCCCTCGGAGTGTCTCGGTGACGGGGCAAGTATAAGAACTCCCTATACGGTTCACCGAGTGCAAACGGGGAAGCGTAAGGTAAGCTGTCAGAGGGAGTTTCTCGACGCTATGTTCCCGTTTCCGATAGGAATCCTCGGGCCTTTGAGTGCATCTCGACCCTGCCACTCTCAAGGGGAAGGCTTCATCGCGAGCTATAGTCGAGTTGGCAGCCACACTCCAATGGGAACTGGCCAGCTGAGGAGCCGGACCCTACCGTACACTCTGTCCTATTAGCGTTAAGCCGGAGAGACGAGCGGGCTCTCGGGTCCCACCAACACAACCGGGCAAGGCGCATAGCGTGCAATTCTCTCTACCTCACAACCCGCTAGCAAGCGCTTGATGAGGCTACCTCTCCGTTTGCCCACGATTACCATTCCCGCTCCTATCTCTCCGATCAGCCTAATTATCTCGCTTTCCGGGAATCCCAATCTTATGTGTGTCTCTGCGATGGTCCTACCTGCGGCCTCGACCGTCTCGACCGCGGCTTCCACGATCCGCCGAGCATTCTCCTCTTGCCTTTCACAATGGGTTGACTCTATAAACTCCGGGGCCGACGGTAACAGCAAAGTCCAGATGTGAGCCACGTGTAGCTCCGCGTCCATCTTCTCCGATATGGTAGCCGCCGTTTGGAGGGTTGATGTTGGATCTTCGCTGCCCCAGCTAACCGCCAAGACCTTCACGGCGAGCAAGCCTCTTCGGGGCGACCCGAGTCTCGCATCTCCACGCGAGTACGCTTACGCGCACGGCGTCTGCAAATCAACACGCAATAGCCCGGCCAGAAAATGTTTCGAGTGTAATACATTGTCATAACCACCTGACACACCTTCCCGCAAATCCTCACACAAAAATAGTAGCAGTTGTTCCGCGGGATGTGCGGGTTTTCAGTCGATAAGCCGGGCCAGAGTCGAGGCGCATACGCTCGACGGCTTACGTAGAGTGCCTCGATCAGCAGATCCGGAGCAGAAACCGGGTAGTTAATGCCACAGTGCCAGTTAAGTAGCGCCATCTCCCGAGCACCCGCACTATCGGAGCCCGGAGCCCCTCTTTGAGCCGCTTGTCGTACTGACGCTAGACTATTCTATTGGGTTCAAACTTGGTAGCGTCCCAACTTGGCACGATCTCTAGCCTCGTACCTAGCCAATCGGTCTGCTATGCGTTCGTGGAAGTTTTGAAGGTAGACTGTACAGCATATGTCGGTGGGGCTTTGTTCGACGATCGTAAGGTTCCTAAAGCACTTACGCCGATAAATACCACAAGATTGCAGTAACTGGCGCTATAGTACTAAGGAGCGACGTAGTATTGTACTGCGACACGATACGGTACAGAGTGGAAGGAGCGACGCTTGATAATCCTCACGGCGCCCCCGGAGTTACGTGAGACCGGATCCTACGAGGCGTGCCTGCGTATGCTGCATTGGCGTTACGAGGCCGAGCTCGTTTTCAAGGATGGGGATCTGCCCGAGGATTCGGCTTCCTACGATCCCTCCAATGTGATCACCCTCTACGTGCTGTCCCGCGAGGATGGCACGATAGATCTCGGGGTGTACCGGAAATGGGAACATCTCTGTGAGAAGCTTGGTGCCCAGGCGACCCTTCTGTTCCCCGTTGGAGAGTCGGCCGCTGAACTCGGTAACTTTACCGTTTCTCTACTAAGAGGGTTCGAGGGTAGTGACCAGTACTACGCGATGGTCACCCCAGAGTCCGTCACCTCGAATTCAGGAGGGCCTATGCCCGAAGCCTGGAGTAGAGTACGCTGATGGACCACATCCCGGAGCCAAGTAGAGAGTAGCATGTCTGCTACCTAGAGCTTCAAAGGAACGAGCATATTTCTTGCTGGCGGAGTTTCTAGTATCGGCAGCGATGCGAGCGATTCGGAACTACTCTTGGCCGAGTGCAGAGCGAGGACGAAATGGAAGATACCGCAATCACCATCTACTGCTCGGGCTCTTCACCGCTAAGATGATGACTGGGCCTTTGGCGAAAGGTTTTCTTAGAGGCGTGTCAAGGAGTCCATCCTCCAGGTACGGCGAAGTGCAGTTGTGGTCGTGTGTAGTAGGATATTGAGCATGAAGCGTATCAACTGTATCAATCGTCCGACTACTCTAACCCCTCAGCGAAGATTTGGGTAATGACAAGGTGGACCCTGCCAGGGGCGACGGGTCCCGGACCAACGCGACGCCGATGGTGGACGAGTACAGCCGCGACCTGACGCGGATGGCGAAGGA contains:
- a CDS encoding alpha/beta hydrolase-fold protein, coding for EILIDQGTEDVFLDEQLYPHIFEEACEAAGQPLKLRRQEGYDHGYYFISTFMADHLQHHAKALGVSR
- a CDS encoding universal stress protein; protein product: MKVLAVSWGSEDPTSTLQTAATISEKMDAELHVAHIWTLLLPSAPEFIESTHCERQEENARRIVEAAVETVEAAGRTIAETHIRLGFPESEIIRLIGEIGAGMVIVGKRRGSLIKRLLAGCEVERIARYAPCPVVLVGPESPLVSPA